The following coding sequences lie in one Peribacillus frigoritolerans genomic window:
- a CDS encoding FecCD family ABC transporter permease, which produces MPNQSIRTNLTTKWTFAYLIALLILLFAMTIGISFGSVSVPIPVLLQIIGKEIFHLPISADPDVMLTNIVMNIRLPRVLLAGLVGASLAIAGAAFQGLLRNPLADPYTLGISSGASVGAVLTIFLNISLPFIGLYTLPALSILCSVLTMLCVLTFAKKMDRSMKVETIILTGIIFSSFLSAFISLMIALTGDELRQIIGWLMGSVSMRGWNYIAIILPFFILGSFILIMNTSELNAMTFGEDRAKHLGVNVKRRKMWILIAGSTLTGAAVAVSGAIGFVGLVIPHFVRKIWGPDHKHLLPLSLLIGSGFLILADFVARTVIAPSELPIGVITSLIGAPAFALILLKRRREG; this is translated from the coding sequence TTGCCAAATCAGTCTATCCGAACCAATTTAACAACTAAATGGACGTTTGCTTATTTGATTGCGTTGTTAATTTTGTTATTCGCAATGACGATAGGCATTTCCTTTGGTTCGGTGTCAGTACCGATTCCCGTACTTTTACAAATAATCGGCAAGGAGATCTTTCATTTGCCGATTTCTGCTGATCCGGATGTGATGCTGACGAATATCGTGATGAACATCCGCTTGCCGCGTGTGTTGCTTGCGGGTTTGGTCGGGGCATCGCTTGCGATTGCGGGTGCGGCATTTCAGGGGCTGCTCCGGAACCCGCTCGCTGATCCTTACACATTAGGTATTTCATCAGGAGCATCGGTCGGCGCCGTATTGACAATATTCTTGAATATATCACTGCCGTTCATCGGTTTATACACTCTTCCGGCACTGAGCATCTTATGCTCAGTGCTCACGATGCTCTGCGTATTGACTTTTGCAAAAAAAATGGATCGATCGATGAAAGTGGAAACGATCATTTTAACGGGAATCATTTTCAGCTCGTTTTTAAGTGCATTCATTTCATTGATGATTGCGCTGACGGGTGATGAATTAAGACAAATCATCGGCTGGCTGATGGGAAGCGTTTCAATGCGCGGATGGAATTATATTGCAATCATTTTGCCGTTTTTTATTCTTGGTTCGTTTATCTTGATCATGAATACAAGTGAATTGAATGCGATGACTTTTGGGGAAGACCGGGCAAAACACTTAGGTGTGAATGTTAAGCGGCGGAAAATGTGGATCTTGATAGCCGGTTCGACATTGACAGGGGCAGCGGTTGCCGTTTCAGGGGCGATTGGCTTTGTAGGATTGGTCATTCCTCATTTTGTCCGAAAGATATGGGGACCTGACCATAAACATTTGCTTCCGCTGTCATTGTTGATAGGAAGCGGATTTCTAATTTTGGCTGACTTTGTAGCACGGACGGTCATTGCCCCATCGGAACTGCCGATCGGGGTGATCACCTCACTTATCGGGGCACCTGCATTTGCGCTGATTTTATTAAAGAGACGGAGAGAAGGGTAA